AAAATAATAACATCTGCTTCATCGATAGCCAATTCTACTTGCTTATCTATTTCTGCCTCAAAAACATCATCACTTCCTTTAACATATCCTCCAGTATCAATTACTGAAAACTCTCTTCCATTCCAGTCACTTTTGCCATAATGACGGTCACGCGTAACCCCACTAACCGCATCAACAATAGCCTCTCTACGCTTTATTAATCGGTTAAAAAAAGTTGACTTACCTACGTTAGGTCTCCCTACAATGGCTACAATAGCACTCATACTTCGTAATTTTGCTGCAAAAGTACTATTATTTATTGAAGAAAAATGATATCTTCTCTACCTAAATAGCTGTTACTGTGAAATTAGGGAAAAGAAAAATGTAACGATCTTAGAAAATTTGAGATATATTTAGACCTAAACATGTTTAATAATTAATAAGATACCTGTGAAAACGCTTCCAAACACTATCGTTCTTAGACCTCGTTTTCAACTAGATTTAGACACTAGTGCAGAAACATTACTAGCTAATTTTGAAAACCTAGATCCTCTAGCCATAACCTGCAAACGTATGGATGAACATGTTTTTCTAAAATTTAAACCGAATGAGCATCACTTCTGGTCTCCACAATTACATTTAGAAATTAGCACCAGCCAAGTTCCTAAGACGACTAAACTTTATGGTGTTTTTGGACCCAACCCCACCTTATGGACCTTTTTTATGTTTCTTCATTTTGGTATAGCCACGCTATTTATTGTAGTCTCTATTTGGGCCTATTCTAGTTTTACACTAAATAAACCTTACGGATTTCAAGTAGGGCTCATGATTCTTATGGGTATACTCTGGTTTGCCTTCTATGCCTTTGGTCGTATTGGAAAAAGAAAAGGAAGACCACAAATGCAGCAACTCTATGATTTTATGGAAGAAACCTTAAACAAATAATCCCCAAGCTTTTTAGAACTTAGGGATTGTAAAAAATTATACTTGTTATTTTACGTGTGCACCTTAAGGCAGCAGCATACTTAACAATTTAGCCTTGGTTATATCCAAAACGTTTTAACTGGTTGGCATTGCTTCTCCAGTTCTTATTTACTTTTACATAAAGTTCTAAATGTACTTGCTTATCAAAGAAGATTTCTAAATCTTTTCTTGACTCTACACCTACTCTTTTTAAAGCAGCACCTTTATGACCAATGATAATTCCTTTTTGAGATTCGCGCTCTACCATGATCACAGATCGCATTCTAATAATTTTATCATCTTCAAAAAATTCTTCTGTATCTATTTCTACTGAATACGGAATTTCTTTTTTGTAGTTCTGTAATATTTTCTCTCTAATTGTTTCGTTTACAAAGAAACGTTCTGGTTTATCTGTTAATTGATCTTTAGGATAAAATGCAGGAGATACAGGCAATAATTCTAAAATGCGAAGGAATACTTCTTTCACATTAAAGTTTTGCAATGCACTTATCGGGTGTATTTCTGCCGTAGGTAATTGCTCATGCCAATATTGCACTTGCGCTTCTAAAATACCTTGCTCAGAAACATCAATCTTATTTAATAATAAAAGTACTGGAATTTTACTATTCTTTAGTTTTTCAAAGAAACGCTCATCTTTCAATGCCTTCTCCCCTATTTCTACCATGTAGATTAGGATATCAGCATCTTCAAAAGCCGACTTCACAAAATCCATCATAGAAGATTGTAGTTCGTAAGCAGGTTTGATAATTCCTGGAGTATCCGATAAAATCATTTGAAAATCATCACCATTCACGATCCCTAAAATCCGGTGCCTTGTTGTTTGTGCTTTGGAGGTGATAATAGATAATTTCTCACCAACAAAGGCATTCATCAAGGTAGATTTCCCCACATTAGGATTTCCAATAATATTTACAAAACCAGCTTTATGCTCTGTCATTCTTTAATTTTTTAAAATATGCGGCTGCGGCAACATTTACTTTAGGTGCTAATAGCAAAACGGCTATCATATTTGGTATTACCATAAGTGAATATGATAAGTCGATTAAATTTTTTACCAAATCTAACGAAGCCACTGCGGCAAAAATAATCATTATAACAAAGTATACGTTATATAATCTGCCAATTTTA
This genomic stretch from Cellulophaga algicola DSM 14237 harbors:
- the era gene encoding GTPase Era — translated: MTEHKAGFVNIIGNPNVGKSTLMNAFVGEKLSIITSKAQTTRHRILGIVNGDDFQMILSDTPGIIKPAYELQSSMMDFVKSAFEDADILIYMVEIGEKALKDERFFEKLKNSKIPVLLLLNKIDVSEQGILEAQVQYWHEQLPTAEIHPISALQNFNVKEVFLRILELLPVSPAFYPKDQLTDKPERFFVNETIREKILQNYKKEIPYSVEIDTEEFFEDDKIIRMRSVIMVERESQKGIIIGHKGAALKRVGVESRKDLEIFFDKQVHLELYVKVNKNWRSNANQLKRFGYNQG